AAGCGTTCCCCGGGCATGGCCTCGAAGCTAATCTGTGCGCCAAGGTTCATCTGTACCGCAGTGGAGAAGCGCTCGGGCACAAAGGTTTCCACAATAAGACTGTCGAGGTTCCCCACCACGTATATGGCAGTCCCGGTGGTAACCGTATCACCGGGGCTTACCGGGGCCTGGAGTACCGTCCCGCTGATAGTGCTGGTAACGGGGCTGCGGGAATACACTTCCCCGGGCCGCGAGGGGTCCACCATGGCTACGGTTTGCCCCTGGGATACCCGGTCCCCCACCTGGAGCCGCATCTCGGTGATCTTCCCTGCCATGGCGGGGAAAAGGGAAACTTGGGTCCGGGCGATGACATCACCGTTGATCACCACGCTGTTTTCTATAGTACCCAACACTACCGGTGTT
The Treponema primitia ZAS-1 genome window above contains:
- a CDS encoding efflux RND transporter periplasmic adaptor subunit gives rise to the protein TPVVLGTIENSVVINGDVIARTQVSLFPAMAGKITEMRLQVGDRVSQGQTVAMVDPSRPGEVYSRSPVTSTISGTVLQAPVSPGDTVTTGTAIYVVGNLDSLIVETFVPERFSTAVQMNLGAQISFEAMPGERFDAAVSEISPVLDPASRTLRIRLRFQGTVDPRIRAGMFATVSLVTNSRTNVPVINRGSVINTYGSWIVFVVNQNNIAERRVISLGLENEEFVEVTDGLETGERVVSAGQNFLSDGDPVRVVD